The Streptococcus gwangjuense nucleotide sequence GCCATTTTTGACAGAAACCAAACTTTCTGGACTTGCTCCGATGATTTGATAATCACCAAAGTCATAGAAATAAAGGTAATTAGATGGATTGGTCACGCGGAGATTTCTGTAGAAGTCAAATGGATTTCCAGTAACTTCTGCTGAGAAGCGCTGACTGAGCACGCATTGGAACATATCCCCGTTACGAATCAAGTCACGAGCGGTTTCCACCATTTGCTCAAACTTCTGAGGAGCGATATGCGGTTTGAAGTCTAACGGAGATAGATCCAAGTCTTCAAATTCATTTGGAGCAGGAATGCGTAATTCCTCAAGCACTTGGTTCAAGGCTTCTGCCAAGTCTTCTTGGCTACGCTCACTATAGAGAGCATCCTCGATGACATGGATTTTTTCCTTCTTGTGGTCAAAGACCATATAACTCTCATAGACGAAGAAATGCATGTCTGGCGTTCCAATCGTATCTTGAGGGATTTGACCAATTTCTTCATAAAGCGAAATCATATCGTAACCAACAAAACCAATTGCCCCACCACCAAAAGGGAGGTCTGAATGGTGTTGACTCTTATGAGTCACTTGATAAAGAAAATCCAAGGGATCACGATCAATCACTTGACCATTTTGATAAAGGACTCCATTTTCAAACTTAATCTCAAAAACAGGATTATAGGCTAGGATAGAAAAACGAGCGGTTTCCTTGTCTCTCGGAATACTCTCTAAGATAACCTTGTGTTGCCCCTTTAGGCGCATATAAGCCAAGATTGGTGATAAGACATCTCCATGAATGATTCGTTCCATTGTAATTTCCCTTTCAGTTCTACTTCTAGTCCGTGGCGACTGTATGAAAAATCCCCACGCAAAATAACTTGCGTGAGGACGAAATTCGCGGTGCCACCTCAATTATAGGATTTCTCCTATCTCTCATTCCTGTCTCAGATATTTCCTGTAACAGGCTGTGCGATAAAGGGCACTCCCTTGAGAATTATGTTTTCTTCTCTCGTTTCAGATGGACCCAACCTTACAGCTTTCTCTGCTTGTTTCCAGCAACCACAAGCTCTCTGTGAGAGAAAAGACTGTAATTTTTCCATCTATTATTTTTTAGCTTCTAGGTAGTCCGCAATTGCAGCTACGTCCTTGTCTCCACGACCAGAGACATTGATGATGATAATGTCGTCTTTACTTAGTTTCGGTGCACGTTTAACTGCTTCTGCGATAGCGTGCGAACTTTCAATCGCTGGGATAATTCCTTCAGTCTTGCTAAGAAGGAGGAGAGCCTGAACAGCTTCTTCGTCTGTCGCAGCCACATATTCCACGCGACCTGAATCTTTAAAGTATGCGTGTTCTGGGCCAACCCCTGGATAGTCCAATCCAGCTGAGATAGAGTAAACTGGAGCTAGCTCTCCATCTTCCTTAAAGACTGCATAAGTCTTCATGCCATCGACAATTCCGATACTACCTTTTGTCATAGTAGCTGCGTGCTTGTCTGTGTCAAGTCCGTGACCAGCAGCTTCAACCCCAACCAATTTAACTTCTTCATCAGCCACATACTGAGAAAATGCACCAATAGCATTAGAACCACCACCTACACAGGCAATAACGTAGTCTGGTAAACGACCTTCTTTTTCTAAGATTTGACGGCGAGATTCTTCACTGATGACCTTTTGGAACTCGTGGACAATTGTAGGATATGGGTGAGGTCCCACAGCAGATCCCAGAACATAGAAGGCTTCAAGGTCATTCATCCATGCTCCAAAGGCTGCATCAACCGCATCTTTGAGGGTACGAGTCCCTGTTTCAACTGCGTGAACAGTTGCTCCCATCATCTCCATACGGAAAACATTGAGACGTTGACGTTCCACATCCTCTGCTCCCATGTAGACATCACAGGCCATACCAAACTTGGCTGCAGCCGCTGCTGTCGCAACACCGTGCTGACCAGCTCCTGTTTCAGCGATTACTCGTTTTTTGCCCATGCGTTTGGCCAAAAGAATTTGTCCTAAAACGTTGTTGAGTTTATGAGAACCAAGATGGTTAAGGTCTTCGCGCTTGAGATAAATCTTAGCGCCACCTAAGTGCTCTGTCAAACTTTCTGCAAAATAGAGCGGTGTTTCTCGACCTGAATAATCCTTCAAGTAATGGCGAAATTCTGCCAAAAATTCTGGATCATCCTTGTACTTTTCAAATGTCACTTCCAACTCATCCAACAAAGCCTGAATCGGCTCCGGTACAAAACTACCACCAAATTGTCCAAAATAACCTTTAGTTGTCATAAAAATTTCCTCTTTCTGTATTGGTTCCAAGATATGAAAAAAGCCCACACACAGAAAATACTTCCATGTGAGGGCGTTGGTAACGCGGTGCCACCTCAATTATAAAGGGACTATCCCTTTACATCTCTGCCTTGTCTAACAACAAGTTGCACTGTAAGGTGTGCGCACCGAATTTTCATTGTTTCAAATTCATTTTTAAAATCAGCCCACTTTCACTACTTCCAACCACCTGTTCACAATCACCACAGGCTCCCTGAAGATCAAATATAGTTACTTTTCTGATTTGTTGAACTTATTTTAATACTTTGTTTTTTCTTTGTCAAGACTTTTTTACAATTTTTTTGATGAAGCTAGTACTTTTTCAGAAACTGTTTTGAAAGTCTCAATGATATAGTCCACTTCTTCATCGCTTAATTTAGTATGAAGAGGGAGCGTAATTTCATTTTCAAAAAAGGCATAGGCCTTAGGATAGTTCGTCATATCAAAGCCAAGATTCTTATAGGCTGTCAAGAGCGGAAGTGGTTTGTAGTGTACATTACTTGCAATCCCTGCTTTAGCTAATTCTTGGATGATAAGATTGCGTTCTTCTAAGCTCGCTCCTTCTACATGGGTGATGTAAAGGTGGCGTGAAGATTCGACAGTTTCAGTCTTGTGTGCCAATGGATGGATGCGAGAACCTGCAAAACCACGATCATAGCGGTTCACGATCTCCTTACGACGTTCTAGCAAACTTGGGTAGCGGTCCAATTGTACCAAACCAAGGGAAGCCA carries:
- the trpE gene encoding anthranilate synthase component I, coding for MERIIHGDVLSPILAYMRLKGQHKVILESIPRDKETARFSILAYNPVFEIKFENGVLYQNGQVIDRDPLDFLYQVTHKSQHHSDLPFGGGAIGFVGYDMISLYEEIGQIPQDTIGTPDMHFFVYESYMVFDHKKEKIHVIEDALYSERSQEDLAEALNQVLEELRIPAPNEFEDLDLSPLDFKPHIAPQKFEQMVETARDLIRNGDMFQCVLSQRFSAEVTGNPFDFYRNLRVTNPSNYLYFYDFGDYQIIGASPESLVSVKNGIVTTNPIAGTRPRGATDEEDKALATDLLSDEKETAEHRMLVDLGRNDIGRISETASVQVTKYMEVELFRYVMHLTSVVKGRLLPELTAMDALKATLPAGTVSGAPKIRAMRRIYELETEKRGVYAGAIGYLSATGDMDFAIAIRTMILKNQTAYVQAGAGIVYDSIAQNEYQETINKAKSMTRIGELRP
- the trpB gene encoding tryptophan synthase subunit beta, which translates into the protein MTTKGYFGQFGGSFVPEPIQALLDELEVTFEKYKDDPEFLAEFRHYLKDYSGRETPLYFAESLTEHLGGAKIYLKREDLNHLGSHKLNNVLGQILLAKRMGKKRVIAETGAGQHGVATAAAAAKFGMACDVYMGAEDVERQRLNVFRMEMMGATVHAVETGTRTLKDAVDAAFGAWMNDLEAFYVLGSAVGPHPYPTIVHEFQKVISEESRRQILEKEGRLPDYVIACVGGGSNAIGAFSQYVADEEVKLVGVEAAGHGLDTDKHAATMTKGSIGIVDGMKTYAVFKEDGELAPVYSISAGLDYPGVGPEHAYFKDSGRVEYVAATDEEAVQALLLLSKTEGIIPAIESSHAIAEAVKRAPKLSKDDIIIINVSGRGDKDVAAIADYLEAKK